Proteins from a single region of Chryseobacterium sp. W4I1:
- a CDS encoding FKBP-type peptidyl-prolyl cis-trans isomerase: MGVADMLFKKKKELAEKNLNDGKEYMEEYGKRESVVQLPSGLQYEIITEGDGAQPGPKSTVKCHYHGTTISGKIFDSSVKRGTPASFPLNKVIKGWTEALQLMSVGSKWRLIIPPHLAYGNEQISKEIGPNSTLVFEVELLDIK; encoded by the coding sequence ATGGGAGTAGCAGATATGTTATTTAAAAAGAAAAAGGAACTTGCAGAAAAGAACCTTAACGACGGTAAGGAATACATGGAGGAATATGGTAAAAGAGAAAGTGTTGTACAGCTGCCAAGCGGCTTGCAATATGAGATCATTACCGAAGGCGATGGTGCACAGCCGGGACCTAAATCCACAGTGAAATGCCATTACCACGGAACTACCATTTCAGGAAAAATTTTTGACAGCTCTGTAAAAAGAGGAACACCGGCATCATTCCCCTTAAACAAAGTCATTAAAGGATGGACGGAAGCTCTTCAGCTCATGTCTGTTGGAAGTAAATGGAGACTGATCATCCCTCCGCACTTGGCGTATGGAAATGAGCAGATCAGCAAAGAAATAGGACCTAATTCTACCCTTGTTTTTGAAGTGGAATTGCTGGATATAAAATAA